Part of the Lolium rigidum isolate FL_2022 chromosome 6, APGP_CSIRO_Lrig_0.1, whole genome shotgun sequence genome, ATGCATTTATATATGTAATGATGGACAGTTGTTTCTGAAAGAAAGCGGTTCTTACCAGAGGGATTGTCAGATTAATGCATATAATGGCACTGAACTACTATGCATAGTTATCAGCAGAAACATCATGCATTATTTATGATCATTTTAAGCAACCTGTATCCATCAAAGGAACATATTTATTTGTTCACCATGTCAACATAGTTGGTAAGAAATTTAAAAACTTGTTTATTGGTAGTCGGGAAATAGGTTTAATACAGTTTTATTTGTTGGGTGTGTGtatgtgatgatttcattgacttGTCCTTACCTTCCTGCAGGTACAAGCCCGATGCTATCAAGGGAGATATGGACTCTATAAGGCCAGAAGTGAAGGAATACTATTCCAATCTGGTAACTGCTTTTAAACTCCTTTTTGCATACCTTGCTGAGAATGAGACGCTGAGGCTGGATAACTGAACCAACAATCATGATGCATTCAACCATGTTATGGAGAAAGATATCATGCATTGCGAAAATAAACAAGCAGAAAGATGTCATTATGTTGGCCATCCTGGTCCACGTGAATATGTTTCTTCTCTTTTGGTCCATTGCATGCTGTTAGCCATAATTGGATATCAGAACTTCATGTCTATTAGCTAGAGGCCATCTTGGTCCACATGAATATGTTTGTTCTCTTTTGGACCATTGAATGCTGTTAGCTATTATTGAATATCAGAAGTTCAGTACTTCATGTATTCTAGCTAGATGACTCTTTTGAATGACAGCAATGTGGGAAATAAATCTATTTTCCTGTGTGAAATCAAAGTGTTGAAATAATTACAATAATTAGGCCTGTAATTATTTTCAAATCGTCCAAGAAAACCAGAAAGGGAAATTATTCCTTGTTTAATTGTATTTGGCATGGTCAGTCATACCCCCAGTGGTGCACCTTAAGTTTGTACATGGACATGTTTTGGAGTGGCACCACTGTAAACTTATTGTATGTGCATATTTGATTTGACCCGCCTCTTGCTTTTTTCCTTACTCTTTTGAGAGAGGCGATACAAAGCTCAACGCTATGCCTGTCCCTTTGTTCTGGATATTTGTATTCTGTACTATGAATTTTTATTTGTTAAAATTAGCCATTGAGGCCTTGACATTGGAAGTCCTTTTGCTGACTTGCAACAAAATGATGTAGTAACACCCTTCTTTGACCAATTGCAGGGTGCCAAAATAATCGATGAATCACATGATCAGGACACTACAGACCTGCACAAATGCATATCGTTCATCACCACAAATCCACCTGGCCCCGATAATTCTAATGTACTGAACATCAATTAATCAAATCATCTATTATCATTGTTTACTCCAGATAAGTTTATGTAACACCAGCTTTACAGATGTTTTGTCTGACTGCAGCTATGCATTCTTGTTCTTGGCGCACTTGGAGGAAGGTTCGACCATGAGATGGGCAACATCAATGTATTATATCGCTTCTCAAGCATCAAGATCATCCTCCTGTCAGACGACTCCTCGATCTTTCTGCTCCCAAAGACGCACAGTCACGAGATCCATGTTGATCCATCGATCGAGGGTCCTCATTGTGGATTGATCCCCATGGGTGCACCGTCAAGTAGCACCACCACTACAGGGCTCCGGTGGAATTTAGGTACAAGCATCTAACTCGCAACCTGTTTTTTCGTATGCCCACAGAAATCTGATTGTCTCTGCTAAAATTTGTCTACAGATAACACCAGCATGAGCTATGGTGGATTGGTAAGCACATCAAACATTGTGG contains:
- the LOC124662020 gene encoding thiamine pyrophosphokinase 1-like: MPLPTMTHSSSFLLPSPPPPPADPADAVSYAVVVLNQRLPRFAPLVWTRAQLRVCADGGANRVFDGMPDLLPGEDPDEIRERYKPDAIKGDMDSIRPEVKEYYSNLGAKIIDESHDQDTTDLHKCISFITTNPPGPDNSNLCILVLGALGGRFDHEMGNINVLYRFSSIKIILLSDDSSIFLLPKTHSHEIHVDPSIEGPHCGLIPMGAPSSSTTTTGLRWNLDNTSMSYGGLVSTSNIVDEEKVTVTSDSDLIWTISLRKHA